A region from the Acyrthosiphon pisum isolate AL4f chromosome A1, pea_aphid_22Mar2018_4r6ur, whole genome shotgun sequence genome encodes:
- the LOC100575975 gene encoding protein atonal homolog 8 → MVTSRISLEGLLQNRLTTDICKDTLRMQGNTAELFNLYTGKHHADDTSSSSCGAEMMTTMTIKREAHTPTTDQSEDSGVDVSVVADGHDGRGPFKRKRLDDSDDGDGCPTAVKSSRTVDAAAAAASVLRSINMDTCPPFRPWSCSDESSSDVGLRLFHDIRNVDRILTLTQQRRGEQSPLPSPPEPQPLDLTKGHRPATRPVDDIASALDTTTADAESAAEYATPSTETVAAAASFPCRVAEAAAGASTTTATTRCSKNMSRARRIEANARERSRVHTISAAFDTLRATIPSYSRNQKLSKLSTIRIASAYILTLSRLLDMDYSAEQDSPSVAECVDNVTGIIHMEGKARKRKDDQ, encoded by the exons atggtgacTTCGCGCATATCATTAGAAGGGCTTTTGCAAAATAGACTGACTACGGACATTTGCAAGGACACGTTAAGGATGCAAGGAAACACAGCggaattgtttaatttat ATACGGGAAAACATCACGCCGACGACACGTCATCGTCATCGTGTGGCGCAGAGATGATGACCACCATGACAATCAAGCGGGAAGCGCACACGCCGACTACCGACCAGAGCGAAGACTCCGGCGTAGACGTGTCAGTGGTGGCTGATGGCCACGACGGTCGTGGGCCGTTCAAACGAAAACGATTGGACGACTCTGACGACGGGGACGGGTGTCCGACCGCAGTCAAGTCCAGCAGGACGGTTGATGCTGCCGCGGCTGCGGCCAGCGTACTACGGTCGATCAACATGGATACCTGTCCACCGTTTAGACCATGGAGCTGCAGCGACGAGTCGTCGTCGGACGTGGGCCTCCGGCTGTTCCATGACATACGTAATGTGGACAGGATACTGACGCTGACGCAGCAACGCCGCGGCGAACAGTCTCCGTTGCCGTCACCACCGGAACCGCAACCCTTGGACCTGACAAAAGGCCATCGACCCGCGACGAGACCAGTCGACGACATTGCCTCAGCGTTGGACACGACCACCGCTGACGCCGAGAGCGCCGCCGAATACGCCACACCGTCGACGGagacggtggcggcggcggcgtcgtttCCATGTAGAGTCGCGGAAGCGGCGGCCGGAGCGTCAACCACCACGGCCACGACCAGGTGCAGCAAAAACATGTCCCGGGCCCGGAGGATCGAGGCGAACGCCCGGGAAAGGTCTCGCGTGCACACCATCAGCGCTGCATTCGACACGCTCAGGGCCACCATACCGTCGTACTCCCGGAACCAGAAGCTGTCCAAACTGTCGACGATCCGCATAGCCAGCGCTTATATACTGACGCTGTCCCGACTGCTGGACATGGACTACAGTGCTGAGCAAGACAGTCCGTCCGTGGCCGAGTGCGTGGACAACGTCACGGGAATCATACACATGGAGGGCAAGGCGAGAAAAAGAAAAGACGATCAGTAA
- the LOC100164909 gene encoding protein transport protein sft2, giving the protein MSNLKLELDEYLNKGQKSKSHNVHHVHIPKVFKKLLNSESGEQTENLLDSTQKTYFNFPQMSKTQRILGFVVCVSISCLMFSLSALYLPVLLIKARKFAILYASGSIFAFASVSFLTGPLNHYKYVTSKEKLPFMFGYITTLLGTLYFSLWMKSTPFTLLSLTVHLILIFWFLLNSIPFGQKGLSFFGRICSSIVKNKVSNSLPV; this is encoded by the exons atgtCTAATTTGAAACTGGAACTCGATGAGTATCTTAACAAAGGCCAAAAAAGTAAATCTCATAATGTGCATCACGTACACATTCCAAAAGTGTTTAAGAAACTGCTCAACAGTGAATCAGGCGAACAAACGGAAAACCTGTTGGATTCAACACAGaagacttattttaattttccccAGATG AGTAAAACCCAAAGAATATTGGGATTTGTAGTTTGCGTGTCAATCAGTTGTCTGATGTTCTCTCTGTCGGCATTATACCTGCCCGTGCTTCTAATAAAAGCTAGGAAGTTTGCAATTTTATATGCTTCTGGAAGCATATTTGCTTTTGCCAG tgtatcaTTTTTGACGGGTCCATTGAATCACTACAAGTATGTTACGTCTAAAGAAAAGCTTCCGTTCATGTTTGGCTATATTACGACTCTTTTGGGCACTTTGTATTTTTCATTGTGGATGAAGAGTACTCCTTTTACATTACTATCATTAACTGTTcatctgatattaattttttggtttttattaaactCTATACCATTTGGTCAAAAAGGTTTATCATTTTTTGGACGTATATGTTCAtcgatagtaaaaaataaagtgtCCAATTCATTACCTGTTTAA